In Agromyces sp. Leaf222, the genomic window CTCCTCGAGGCCACTGAACGCCTCGGTTCGGGTCTGCTCGGATGCCTCGCCCCACACGGATTCGGTGGTCAGGGCGTTCGACACCGAACCGTAGCCCTTGGCGGCGGCCTCGAGGATGCCCTCGCGGTCGAGCGCCATCATGAGCGCCTGGCGCACGCGAGGATCGCTGAGCGGTCCGTCGGTGTCGGACACGATGAGGTTCGAGGTCGCGGTGCTGAGGCCGAAGTACACGTCGCCGGCTCCGGACGCCTGCAACTGCGCGATGCCGTCGGTCGGCAGCATCCAGCTGCCGTCGACATCGCCCGACTTGAGGGCGTTGATGCGCGCGTTCGCGTCGTTCATGAAGACGAATCGCACCTCACCCGACTTCGCCTTGAGTGTGTCGTCCCAGTAGTCGTCGTAGCGGGTGAGGGTGATCGACTCCCCCGACTTCCACTCCGAGAGCTCGAACGGGCCGGTGCAGTTCACGAGGCCGGTGGAGTTGCCGTAGTCGGCGCCCTTCTCGGCGAGCGTCGCGGCCGACTCGATGACGCCGGCCGATCCGCCCATGCCCTGGTTGAACTGGGAGTCGGGGATCGCCGTCGTGACGGTGACCTCGCGGTCGCCGGTCTGCTCGATCGAGGTGACGTTCTGGTAGACCGAGAACCACGAAGATCCGACCGCCGGGTCGAGGTGGCGGCTCATCGAGGCCACGACGTCGGCCGCCGTGAGCGGCGTGCCGTCGTGGAAGGTCACGCCGTCGCGGATCTGGTACACCCACGTCGTCGGGCTCGACTGCTCGTACGACTCGGCGAGGCCGGGTGTGAGGGTGTAGTCGGGGTTCAGTCGGAGCAGCGACTCGCAGATGTTCGACAGCACCATGTTGTCGGCGTAGTCGAACGCGTACGCGTAGTCGAGCGAGTACGGCTCGCCGTAGTTCGCCCAGGTGAACGAGTCGATGTCGCCCGAGGGCGCGGCGGTCTGGGCGGTGAGCTCCCAGTCGGGCGCCGAGGCCTTCGGCGCGGCCTGCGGCGTGCACGCGGTGAGCGCCATGGCGCCCGCCGCGAGAGCGGCGACGAGCAGGATGCCGCGGGGGCGGCCGGTGCGGCCGCCGGCGCGGGATCGGAGGGTGGTCATGTCAGGCTCCTCAGCGGGTGGGGGTGGGGATTCCGGGGGTGGCGACGTCATCCGCGAGTCCCGCGGCGGGCTCGGCGTCGTATCGGACGTAGACGGTCTCGCCCTCGATCCACGTGGACGTCACGGTGGCGCGATACAGCTCGTGGTCGCGAAGGGTGAAGGGATCCGGCTCGATGACGACGAGGTTCGCGAGGTATCCCTCACGCACGTGCCCGGTGTCGTGGTCGCGGTGGTTCACATAGGCGCTGCCCGAGGTGTAGGCGGCCATTGCCGTCGCGAGGTCGAGACGCTGGTGCGCGCCGCCGAGCGGCACGCCGTCGACGAGGTCGGGTGCGATCCTCGTGACGGCGATGTGGATCGCCGCCAGCGGGTCGGCCGACGAGACGGGCCAGTCGCTGCCCGCCGCGAGCCGCGCGCCGTCGCGCACGAGGTCGCCGAACGGGTACTGCCGCGCCTCGGCGCCGTCCTGCAGGAACGGCAGCGTGAGCACGTCGATCTGGGTCTCGTGCGTGGCCCAGAGGGCCTGCA contains:
- a CDS encoding ABC transporter substrate-binding protein, coding for MTTLRSRAGGRTGRPRGILLVAALAAGAMALTACTPQAAPKASAPDWELTAQTAAPSGDIDSFTWANYGEPYSLDYAYAFDYADNMVLSNICESLLRLNPDYTLTPGLAESYEQSSPTTWVYQIRDGVTFHDGTPLTAADVVASMSRHLDPAVGSSWFSVYQNVTSIEQTGDREVTVTTAIPDSQFNQGMGGSAGVIESAATLAEKGADYGNSTGLVNCTGPFELSEWKSGESITLTRYDDYWDDTLKAKSGEVRFVFMNDANARINALKSGDVDGSWMLPTDGIAQLQASGAGDVYFGLSTATSNLIVSDTDGPLSDPRVRQALMMALDREGILEAAAKGYGSVSNALTTESVWGEASEQTRTEAFSGLEEYPRDLEAAKQLVEDAGATGEKVVFATAPISNDFTVVSQATVAAAQSIGLDAEIKTVTPNAYTALFSDPSARKGVDLFYTVWYLSSPDPLEMYGVLRTGEFSNYGEWSDPDFDRIANEAVGTADPDARAKLTSELQHIANEQLPWLPLYTSPMPVFVGERITGVAPSIAFLYYPWAATIGAR